Proteins encoded together in one Hylaeus volcanicus isolate JK05 chromosome 3, UHH_iyHylVolc1.0_haploid, whole genome shotgun sequence window:
- the LOC128873153 gene encoding solute carrier family 12 member 9 produces MIEIASEIGSTNNEPVHIKIGSEKAPLIRERNVFHRLSNFFRIRRAHQAEGDGYVEFGSLGPDIGRTLGTFAGVFSPVTLSMFSALVFIRMGYIVGNAGLLVTLTQFVIAYGILVFTVASVCAISTNGAVEGGGAYFMISRTLGPEFGGSIGTLFFMANIVSSALCISGCAEGLIENFGPSGYLAGQSALIPDGRWWRFLYCSVLNTANLVVCLIGAAMFAKTSVAILAVVCVCLLSVFISFLVQGYMEVGIPDANTLVQNATEHINGTYTGLLSSTLMSNLYSNYSKDYSSNGVMTDFASVFGVLFSGVTGIMAGANMSGELKNPGRNIPRGTLSAVLFTFICYIFLSILTAATTSRFLLQNNFIYMMPINIWPPFVAVGILTATFSAGLSNLIGSSRVLEALAKDNVFGSGLNFIAHGTWKGNPIAAVLTSWTLVQIILLVGSLNTIAQINSVLFLLSYLATNLACLGLELASAPNFRPTFNYFTWHTATIGLLGTLIMMFVINSIYASSSIILCLILIIVLHLCSPSKNAPWGSISQALIFHQVRKYLLMLDSRKDHVKFWRPQMLLMVASPRSACPLIDFVNDLKKGGLYVIGHVKVGEFSGQNVDPTIEEYPHWLSLIDHMKVKAFVELTITKTVREGLHHLIRLSGMGAMKPNTIVLGFYDEEAQIDFFTNSQYSTDMFENIATFPNSTAFPLRQTNAEKNLDPVQYVGMCSDVLKMKKNLCLCRNFHILNKLQITKNSNLKYIDVWPVNFFQPTDQDPFDTTSLFMLQLACIINMVPAWKNLHLRVFHCETDSNASLSISDSQNSISEYPRISNEHRIRKLLNMLRISASIHKIPNWGAQVRGLKGRSLIEPRAESQYESGIESNDDVLSNVSRSYILSVNQLIRQESSQTATTFIYLPAPPASTTWDESVMYRQYLQLLTELTADLPPIVLVHGVSAVTSTTL; encoded by the exons atgattgaaatagCTTCAGAAATAGGTTCAACAAATAATGAAcctgtacatataaaaattgggAGTGAAAAAGCTCCTCTAATTcgtgaaagaaatgtttttcataGATTAAGcaatttctttcgaatcaGAAGAGCACACCAAGCAGAAGGAGATGGATATGTTGAGTTTGGTAGCTTGGGTCCAGATATTGGGCGTACTTTGGGAACATTTGCTGGTGTATTCAGTCCTGTTACATTATCCATGTTCAGTGCCTTAGTTTTTATACGCATGg GGTATATAGTGGGCAATGCAGGATTGCTTGTAACTTTGACCCAATTTGTAATTGCTTATGGAATTTTGGTATTTACTGTAGCATCTGTATGTGCAATTTCAACAAATGGAGCAGTTGAAGGAGGTGGGGCTTACT ttATGATAAGTCGTACACTTGGACCTGAATTTGGTGGTTCTATTGGTACACTATTTTTTATGGCTAATATAGTATCAAGTGCACTTTGCATTTCTGGTTGTGCAGAAggattaatagaaaattttggACCATCTGGTTATTTGGCTGGGCAAAGTGCTCTTATTCCAGATGGTAGATGGTGGCGTTTTTTATACTGTTCTGTACTAAACACTGCCAATTTAGTAGTATGTTTAATAGGAGCAGCAATGTTTGCAAAAACTAGTGTTGCCATTTTGGCTGTTGTGTGTGTTTGCCTATTAAGTGTTTTCATAAGCTTTTTGGTTCAAGGATACATGGag GTAGGAATTCCAGATGCAAATACACTAGTTCAGAATGCAACTGAACATATTAATGGCACTTATACAGGATTGTTATCATCCACTCTTATGAGTAACCTTTATTCAAACTATAGTAAAGATTATTCAAGCAATGGGGTAATGACTGATTTTGCAAGTGTTTTTGGAGTATTATTTAGTGGTGTAACTGGTATAATGGCTGGAGCTAATATGAGTG GCGAATTGAAAAATCCAGGAAGAAACATTCCACGTGGAACTTTATCAGCagtattgtttacatttatatgttatattttcttatctaTTCTTACAGCTGCGACTACAAGTCGGTTTttgttgcaaaataattttatctatATGATGCCAATTAATATCTGGCCACCATTTGTAGCAGTTGGCATTTTAACAGCAACATTTAGTGCTGGTTTAAGTAACTTAATAGGATCAAGTAGAGTTCTAGAAGCGCTAGCAAAAGATAACGTATTCG gaTCTGGGCTGAATTTTATAGCACACGGAACATGGAAAGGAAATCCAATTGCTGCAGTTCTGACTTCATGGACCCtagttcaaataatattacttgtAGGTTCCTTGAACACAATTGCTCAGATTAATTCAGTATTGTTTCTATTAAGCTATTTGGCTACCAACTTGGCTTGTCTTGGACTCGAACTCGCAAGTGCTCCAAATTTTAG gccaacatttaattattttacatggCATACAGCCACAATTGGACTTCTGGGAACATTAATAATGATGTTTGtgataaatagtatttatgcTTCCAGTAGTATAATActatgtttaatattaatcattgTTTTGCATTTATGTTCTCCAAGTAAGAATGCTCCTTGGGGAAGTATATCACAAGCACTCATATTTCACCAAGttagaaagtatttattaatgttagaTTCGCGTAAAGACCACGTGAAATTTTGGCGACCACAGATGCTATTAATGGTAGCCTCTCCGCGTTCGGCATGTCCACTTATAGATTTtgtaaatgatttaaaaaaaggaggaCTTTACGTAATTGGGCATGTGAAAGTTGGTGAATTTTCGGGTCAAAATGTTGATCCTACCATAGAAGAATATCCCCATTGGCTCAGTTTGATTGATCACATGAAAGTAAAAGCGTTCGTTGAATTGACAATTACAAAAACTGTACGCGAAGGACTGCATCATTTAATTAGATTATCTGGAATGGGAGCAATGAAACCAAATACAATTGTTCTTGGTTTTTATGATGAAGAAGCACAAATAGACTTCTTCACTAATTCCCAATACTCAACAGacatgtttgaaaatattgcaacATTTCCGAATAGCACTGCATTCCCATTGAGGCAAACAAATGCGGAGAAGAATCTAGATCCGGTgcaatatgtaggaatgtgtTCGGATgttctgaaaatgaaaaaaaatttatgtttatgtaGAAACTTCcacatattaaataaattacaaattacaaa aaaCTCTAATTTAAAGTATATCGATGTATGGCCTGTCAATTTTTTCCAACCGACGGATCAAGATCCCTTTGATACAACATCATTGTTTATGCTTCAACTCGCATGTATCATCAACATGGTGCCTGCATGGAAAAATTTACACCTCAGAGTGTTCCACTGCGAAACAGACAGCAATGCAAGTTTAAGTATCTCAGATTCGCAAAATTCGATCAGCGAATATCCAAGAATTTCTAACGAGCATCGCATaaggaaattattaaacatgCTGAGAATATCTGCGTCCATTCATAAAATTCCAAACTGGGGTGCACAGGTGCGCGGATTAAAGGGTAGGTCGTTAATTGAACCTAGAGCGGAAAGTCAATATGAATCAGGCATTGAAAGTAACGACGACGTCTTAAGCAATGTTTCACGCTCGTACATTTTgag tgtTAATCAACTAATTCGACAGGAATCTTCCCAAACCGCAAcaacattcatttatttgccTGCGCCACCAGCATCAACTACGTGGGATGAAAGTGTTATGTATCGTCAATATCTTCAACTGCTAACGGAATTGACAGCTGATCTACCACCTATAGTATTAGTGCATGGGGTTAGTGCCGTCACATCGACCACgctataa